From one Sciurus carolinensis chromosome 9, mSciCar1.2, whole genome shotgun sequence genomic stretch:
- the Usp19 gene encoding ubiquitin carboxyl-terminal hydrolase 19 isoform X8: MSGGASATGPRRGPPGLEEATSKKKQKDRVNQESKDGDPRRGSVSTLQEEQTKEELLLDWRQNADEVIVKLRVGAGPLRLEEVDAAFTDTNCVVRLPGGRQWGGVLYAEIESSCAKVQARKGGLLQLALPKKVPLLTWPSLLKKPLGTQELAPGLRCQENGQELSPIALEPGPEPRRAKQEARNQKRAQGRGEVGSGAGPGTQAGPSAKRAVHLRRGPEGEGSRDGPGPQGDAPPFLADPVPQVEADEQLCVPALNPQTCLLGSEKNLALLAGEKAMSPRNDPVSPAVTQSRDHGKDDLVKEEMTVATDAATLVDGKEPESMVNLAFVKNDSYEKGPDSVVVHVYVKEICRDTSRVLFREQDFTLIFQTRDGNFLRLHPGCGPHTIFRWQVKLRNLIEPEHCTFCFTTSRIDICLRKRQSQRWGGLEAPAARGAVGGAKVAVPTGPTPLDSTPPGGTPHPLTGQEEARAMEKDKSKARSEDTGLDGVVARTTLDHVVPKPDPHLASPKPTCMVPPMPHSPVSGDSVEEEEEEEKKVCLPGFTGLVNLGNTCFMNSVIQSLSNTRELRDFFHDRSFEAEINYNNPLGTGGRLAIGFAVLLRALWKGTHHAFQPSKLKAIVASKASQFTGYAQHDAQEFMAFLLDGLHEDLNRIQNKPYTETVDSDGRPDEVVAEEAWQRHKMRNDSFIVDLFQGQYKSKLVCPVCAKVSITFDPFLYLPVPLPQKQKVLPVFYFAREPHSKPIKFLVSVSKENSSVSEVLDSLSQSVHVKPENLRLAEVIKNRFHRIFLPSHSLDTVSPSDVLLCFELLSPELAKERVVVLEVQQRPQVPSIPISKCAACQRKQQSEDEKLKRCTRCYRVGYCNQLCQKTHWPDHKGLCRPENIGYPFLVSVPASRLTYARLAQLLEGYARYSVSVFQPPFQPGRMALESQSPGCTTLLSSSSLEAGDSERDSTQPPELQLVTSVAEGDTGFPRVWASPDRCPVPSTSGISSEMLTSGPIEGSSLPAGERVSRPEAAVPGYQHPSEAINAHTPQFFIYKIDASNREQRLEDKGETPLELGDDCSLALVWRNNERLQEFVLVDSKDLECAEDPGSAGEAARAGHFTLDQCLNLFTRPEVLAPEEAWYCPQCKQHREASKQLLLWRLPNVLIVQLKRFSFRSFIWRDKINDLVEFPVRNLDLSKFCIGQKEEQLPSYDLYAVINHYGGMIGGHYTACARLPNDRTSQRSDVGWRLFDDSTVTTVDESQVVTRYAYVLFYRRRNSPVERPPRAGHSEHHPDLGPAAEAAASQASRIWQELEAEEELVPEGPGPLGPWGPQDWVGPPQRGSTTPDEGCLRD, translated from the exons ATGTCTGGTGGGGCCAGTGCCACGGGTCCAAGGAGAGGGCCCCCAGGACTGGAGGAGGCCACTAGTAAGAAGAAGCAGAAGGATAGAGTGAATCAGGAGAGCAAGGATGGAGATCCTAGGAGAG GGTCAGTGTCCACTCTTCAAGAGGAGCAGACCAAAGAGG AGTTGTTGCTTGATTGGAGACAGAATGCAGATGAAGTAATTGTCAAGCTGCGCGTGGGAGCAGGTCCCTTGCGACTAGAGGAGGTGGATGCTGCTTTCACAGACACCAACTGTGTGGTGCGACTTCCAG GTGGTCGGCAGTGGGGTGGTGTCCTTTATGCTGAAATAGAAAGTTCATGCGCCAAAGTGCAGGCCCGCAAGGGTGGACTCCTACAACTGGCATTGCCCAAGAAGGTGCCTCTGCTTACATGGCCCTCTCTCCTG AAGAAACCTCTAGGGACCCAGGAGCTCGCGCCTGGACTGCGGTGCCAGGAAAATGGGCAAGAACTGTCTCCCATTGCCCTGGAGCCAGGCCCTGAGCCCCGCCGGGCTAAGCAGGAGGCCCGGAACCAGAAGCGGGCCCAGGGCCGTGGTGAGGTAGGCTCAGGGGCTGGACCCGGGACCCAGGCAGGACCCAGCGCCAAGAGGGCTGTACATCTCCGCAGAGGACCAGAGGGGGAAGGGTCCAGGGATGGCCCTGGACCGCAGGGTGATGCTCCACCCTTCCTGGCTGATCCAGTCCCCCAG GTTGAAGCTGATGAACAgctctgtgtaccagcactgaaCCCACAAACCTGCCTCCTGGGCTCAGAGAAGAATTTAGCCCTTTTGGCAGGAGAGAAGGCAATGTCCCCGAGGAATGATCCAGTCTCCCCAGCTGTGACCCAAAGCAGAGACCATGGGAAAGATGACCTTGTCAAAGAGGAGATGACAGTAGCAACAGATGCTGCAACCTTGGTGGATGGtaaag AGCCTGAGTCCATGGTGAACCTGGCATTTGTCAAGAATGACTCATATGAGAAGGGCCCAGATTCAGTGGTGGTTCATGTGTATGTGAAGGAGATCTGCAGGGATACCTCTCGAGTACTTTTCCGTGAACAGGACTTCACACTCATCTTCCAAACCAG GGATGGAAACTTCCTGAGGCTGCATCCGGGCTGTGGGCCTCATACCATCTTCCGTTGGCAGGTGAAGCTCAG GAACCTGATTGAGCCAGAACATTGTACCTTCTGTTTCACGACCTCTCGAATCGACATCTGCCTCCGTAAGCGGCAGAGTCAGCGCTGGGGGGGCCTGGAGGCCCCAGCTGCACGAG GTGCAGTGGGTGGTGCAAAGGTTGCCGTGCCGACAGGTCCAACCCCTCTGGATTCAACACCTCCGGGAGGTACCCCTCACCCCCTGACAGGCCAGGAGGAAGCCAGGGCCATGGAGAAGGATAAATCCAAGGCTCGATCTGAGGACACAGGGCTGGATGGTGTGGTGGCTCGCACAACCTTGGATCATGTTGTCCCAAAGCCAGATCCACACCTGGCCTCG CCCAAGCCCACATGTATGGTGCCTCCAATGCCCCACAGCCCTGTTAGCGGAGATAgtgtggaagaggaggaggaggaagagaagaaggtgTGTCTGCCAGGTTTCACCGGCCTTGTCAATTTAGGCAACACTTGCTTCATGAACAGTGTCATTCAGTCTCTTTCCAACACTCGGGAACTTCGGGACTTCTTCCATG ACCGCTCCTTTGAGGCAGAGATCAACTACAACAACCCACTGGGGACTGGTGGGCGACTGGCCATTGGCTTTGCTGTGTTGCTTCGGGCCCTGTGGAAGGGCACTCACCATGCctttcagccttccaagttgaaG GCCATTGTGGCAAGCAAGGCCAGCCAGTTCACAGGGTATGCCCAGCACGATGCCCAAGAGTTCATGGCTTTCCTGCTGGATGGGCTACATGAGGACCTGAATCGAATCCAGAACAAGCCCTACACAGAAACTGTGGACTCCGATGGACGGCCCgatgag GTGGTGGCTGAGGAAGCATGGCAGCGGCACAAGATGAGGAACGATTCTTTCATTGTGGATCTATTTCAGGGCCAGTACAAGTCGAAACTGGTGTGCCCTGTATGTGCCAAG GTCTCCATCACATTTGACCCATTCCTTTATCTACCGGTGCCCTtgccacaaaaacaaaaggtTCTCCCTGTCTTTTATTTTGCCCGAGAGCCACATAGCAAGCCCATCAAG TTCCTAGTGAGTGTTAGCAAGGAAAACTCCAGTGTGAGTGAAGTTTTGGATTCCCTCTCTCAGAGTGTCCATGTGAAGCCTGAGAACCTGCGTCTGGCTGAG GTCATTAAGAATCGCTTCCATCGCATATTCCTGCCCTCTCACTCATTGGACACCGTGTCCCCATCTGATGTGCTTCTCTGTTTTGAGCTACTATCCCCAGAGTTGGCTAAGGAGCGGGTAGTGGTGCTAGAGGTACAACAG CGCCCCCAGGTACCCAGCATCCCTATCTCCAAGTGTGCAGCTTGCCAGCGGAAGCAGCAGTCAGAGGATGAAAAACTGAAGCGCTGTACCCGGTGTTACCGTGTGGGCTACTGCAACCA GCTCTGCCAGAAAACCCACTGGCCTGACCACAAGGGTCTCTGTCGCCCTGAGAACATTGGTTATCCCTTCCTGGTCAGTGTACCCGCCTCACGCCTCACTTATGCCCGTCTTGCTCAGCTGCTAGAGGGTTATGCTCG GTACTCTGTGAGTGTATTCCAGCCACCCTTCCAGCCTGGTCGCATGGCCTTGGAGTCTCAGAGCCCTGGCTGCACCACACTGCTCTCCAGTAGCTCCCTGGAGGCTGGGGACAGCGAGAGGGACtccactcagcctcctgagctccagCTGGTGACCTCTGTGGCTGAAGGAGATACAGGGTTTCCCCGGGTGTGGGCATCTCCTGATCGGTGCCCTGTACCTAGCACCAGTGGAATTTCTTCTGAAATGCTGACTAGTGGGCCTATTGAGGGTAGTTCCTTGCCTGCTGGTGAGAGGGTGTCCCGGCCTGAAG CTGCTGTGCCCGGATACCAACATCCAAGTGAAGCCATAAATGCCCACACACCCCagttcttcatctataaaattgatGCATCTAACCGAGAGCAGCGGCTAGAGGATAAAG GAGAGACCCCATTGGAGCTGGGTGATGACTGTAGCCTGGCTCTGGTTTGGCGGAACAATGAGCGCCTGCAGGAGTTTGTGTTGGTAGATTCCAAGGATCTGGAATGTGCTGAGGACCCAGGCTCTGCTGGTGAGGCTGCCCGCGCTGGCCACTTCACCCTGGACCAGTGCCTCAACCTCTTCACACGGCCTGAGGTGCTGGCACCTGAGGAGGCTTG GTACTGTCCACAGTGCAAACAGCATCGTGAGGCCTCTAAACAGCTGTTGCTGTGGCGCCTGCCAAATGTGCTCATTGTACAGCTCAAGCGCTTCTCCTTTCGTAGTTTTATCTGGCGTGACAAGATCAATGACTTGGTGGAGTTCCCTGTTCG GAACCTAGATCTGAGCAAGTTCTGTATTGGTCAGAAAGAGGAGCAGTTGCCCAGCTACGACCTGTATGCTGTCATCAACCACTATGGAGGCATGATTGGTGGCCACTACACTGCCTGTGCACGCCTGCCCAATGATCGCACCAGCCAGCGCAGTGACGTGG GCTGGCGCTTATTTGATGACAGCACTGTGACGACAGTAGATGAGAGCCAGGTCGTGACACGTTATGCCTATGTACTCTTCTACCGCCGGCGGAACTCTCCTGTGGAGAGGCCCCCCAGGGCAGGTCACTCTGAGCACCACCCAGACCTAGGCCCTGCAGCTGAGGCTGCTGCTAGCCAG GCTTCCCGGATTTGGCAGGAGCTCGAGGCCGAGGAGGAGCTGGTGCCTGAGGGGCCGGGGCCACTGGGTCCATGGGGGCCCCAAGACTGGGTGGGCCCCCCGCAACGTGGCTCTACCACACCAGACGAGGGCTGTCTCCG GGACTAG
- the Usp19 gene encoding ubiquitin carboxyl-terminal hydrolase 19 isoform X12, with amino-acid sequence MSGGASATGPRRGPPGLEEATSKKKQKDRVNQESKDGDPRRGSVSTLQEEQTKEELLLDWRQNADEVIVKLRVGAGPLRLEEVDAAFTDTNCVVRLPGGRQWGGVLYAEIESSCAKVQARKGGLLQLALPKKVPLLTWPSLLKKPLGTQELAPGLRCQENGQELSPIALEPGPEPRRAKQEARNQKRAQGRGEVGSGAGPGTQAGPSAKRAVHLRRGPEGEGSRDGPGPQGDAPPFLADPVPQVEADEQLCVPALNPQTCLLGSEKNLALLAGEKAMSPRNDPVSPAVTQSRDHGKDDLVKEEMTVATDAATLVDGKEPESMVNLAFVKNDSYEKGPDSVVVHVYVKEICRDTSRVLFREQDFTLIFQTRDGNFLRLHPGCGPHTIFRWQVKLRNLIEPEHCTFCFTTSRIDICLRKRQSQRWGGLEAPAARVGGAKVAVPTGPTPLDSTPPGGTPHPLTGQEEARAMEKDKSKARSEDTGLDGVVARTTLDHVVPKPDPHLASPKPTCMVPPMPHSPVSGDSVEEEEEEEKKVCLPGFTGLVNLGNTCFMNSVIQSLSNTRELRDFFHDRSFEAEINYNNPLGTGGRLAIGFAVLLRALWKGTHHAFQPSKLKAIVASKASQFTGYAQHDAQEFMAFLLDGLHEDLNRIQNKPYTETVDSDGRPDEVVAEEAWQRHKMRNDSFIVDLFQGQYKSKLVCPVCAKVSITFDPFLYLPVPLPQKQKVLPVFYFAREPHSKPIKFLVSVSKENSSVSEVLDSLSQSVHVKPENLRLAEVIKNRFHRIFLPSHSLDTVSPSDVLLCFELLSPELAKERVVVLEVQQRPQVPSIPISKCAACQRKQQSEDEKLKRCTRCYRVGYCNQLCQKTHWPDHKGLCRPENIGYPFLVSVPASRLTYARLAQLLEGYARYSVSVFQPPFQPGRMALESQSPGCTTLLSSSSLEAGDSERDSTQPPELQLVTSVAEGDTGFPRVWASPDRCPVPSTSGISSEMLTSGPIEGSSLPAGERVSRPEAAVPGYQHPSEAINAHTPQFFIYKIDASNREQRLEDKGETPLELGDDCSLALVWRNNERLQEFVLVDSKDLECAEDPGSAGEAARAGHFTLDQCLNLFTRPEVLAPEEAWYCPQCKQHREASKQLLLWRLPNVLIVQLKRFSFRSFIWRDKINDLVEFPVRNLDLSKFCIGQKEEQLPSYDLYAVINHYGGMIGGHYTACARLPNDRTSQRSDVGWRLFDDSTVTTVDESQVVTRYAYVLFYRRRNSPVERPPRAGHSEHHPDLGPAAEAAASQGLGPGQAPEVAPTRTAPERFAPPVDRPAPTYSNMEEVD; translated from the exons ATGTCTGGTGGGGCCAGTGCCACGGGTCCAAGGAGAGGGCCCCCAGGACTGGAGGAGGCCACTAGTAAGAAGAAGCAGAAGGATAGAGTGAATCAGGAGAGCAAGGATGGAGATCCTAGGAGAG GGTCAGTGTCCACTCTTCAAGAGGAGCAGACCAAAGAGG AGTTGTTGCTTGATTGGAGACAGAATGCAGATGAAGTAATTGTCAAGCTGCGCGTGGGAGCAGGTCCCTTGCGACTAGAGGAGGTGGATGCTGCTTTCACAGACACCAACTGTGTGGTGCGACTTCCAG GTGGTCGGCAGTGGGGTGGTGTCCTTTATGCTGAAATAGAAAGTTCATGCGCCAAAGTGCAGGCCCGCAAGGGTGGACTCCTACAACTGGCATTGCCCAAGAAGGTGCCTCTGCTTACATGGCCCTCTCTCCTG AAGAAACCTCTAGGGACCCAGGAGCTCGCGCCTGGACTGCGGTGCCAGGAAAATGGGCAAGAACTGTCTCCCATTGCCCTGGAGCCAGGCCCTGAGCCCCGCCGGGCTAAGCAGGAGGCCCGGAACCAGAAGCGGGCCCAGGGCCGTGGTGAGGTAGGCTCAGGGGCTGGACCCGGGACCCAGGCAGGACCCAGCGCCAAGAGGGCTGTACATCTCCGCAGAGGACCAGAGGGGGAAGGGTCCAGGGATGGCCCTGGACCGCAGGGTGATGCTCCACCCTTCCTGGCTGATCCAGTCCCCCAG GTTGAAGCTGATGAACAgctctgtgtaccagcactgaaCCCACAAACCTGCCTCCTGGGCTCAGAGAAGAATTTAGCCCTTTTGGCAGGAGAGAAGGCAATGTCCCCGAGGAATGATCCAGTCTCCCCAGCTGTGACCCAAAGCAGAGACCATGGGAAAGATGACCTTGTCAAAGAGGAGATGACAGTAGCAACAGATGCTGCAACCTTGGTGGATGGtaaag AGCCTGAGTCCATGGTGAACCTGGCATTTGTCAAGAATGACTCATATGAGAAGGGCCCAGATTCAGTGGTGGTTCATGTGTATGTGAAGGAGATCTGCAGGGATACCTCTCGAGTACTTTTCCGTGAACAGGACTTCACACTCATCTTCCAAACCAG GGATGGAAACTTCCTGAGGCTGCATCCGGGCTGTGGGCCTCATACCATCTTCCGTTGGCAGGTGAAGCTCAG GAACCTGATTGAGCCAGAACATTGTACCTTCTGTTTCACGACCTCTCGAATCGACATCTGCCTCCGTAAGCGGCAGAGTCAGCGCTGGGGGGGCCTGGAGGCCCCAGCTGCACGAG TGGGTGGTGCAAAGGTTGCCGTGCCGACAGGTCCAACCCCTCTGGATTCAACACCTCCGGGAGGTACCCCTCACCCCCTGACAGGCCAGGAGGAAGCCAGGGCCATGGAGAAGGATAAATCCAAGGCTCGATCTGAGGACACAGGGCTGGATGGTGTGGTGGCTCGCACAACCTTGGATCATGTTGTCCCAAAGCCAGATCCACACCTGGCCTCG CCCAAGCCCACATGTATGGTGCCTCCAATGCCCCACAGCCCTGTTAGCGGAGATAgtgtggaagaggaggaggaggaagagaagaaggtgTGTCTGCCAGGTTTCACCGGCCTTGTCAATTTAGGCAACACTTGCTTCATGAACAGTGTCATTCAGTCTCTTTCCAACACTCGGGAACTTCGGGACTTCTTCCATG ACCGCTCCTTTGAGGCAGAGATCAACTACAACAACCCACTGGGGACTGGTGGGCGACTGGCCATTGGCTTTGCTGTGTTGCTTCGGGCCCTGTGGAAGGGCACTCACCATGCctttcagccttccaagttgaaG GCCATTGTGGCAAGCAAGGCCAGCCAGTTCACAGGGTATGCCCAGCACGATGCCCAAGAGTTCATGGCTTTCCTGCTGGATGGGCTACATGAGGACCTGAATCGAATCCAGAACAAGCCCTACACAGAAACTGTGGACTCCGATGGACGGCCCgatgag GTGGTGGCTGAGGAAGCATGGCAGCGGCACAAGATGAGGAACGATTCTTTCATTGTGGATCTATTTCAGGGCCAGTACAAGTCGAAACTGGTGTGCCCTGTATGTGCCAAG GTCTCCATCACATTTGACCCATTCCTTTATCTACCGGTGCCCTtgccacaaaaacaaaaggtTCTCCCTGTCTTTTATTTTGCCCGAGAGCCACATAGCAAGCCCATCAAG TTCCTAGTGAGTGTTAGCAAGGAAAACTCCAGTGTGAGTGAAGTTTTGGATTCCCTCTCTCAGAGTGTCCATGTGAAGCCTGAGAACCTGCGTCTGGCTGAG GTCATTAAGAATCGCTTCCATCGCATATTCCTGCCCTCTCACTCATTGGACACCGTGTCCCCATCTGATGTGCTTCTCTGTTTTGAGCTACTATCCCCAGAGTTGGCTAAGGAGCGGGTAGTGGTGCTAGAGGTACAACAG CGCCCCCAGGTACCCAGCATCCCTATCTCCAAGTGTGCAGCTTGCCAGCGGAAGCAGCAGTCAGAGGATGAAAAACTGAAGCGCTGTACCCGGTGTTACCGTGTGGGCTACTGCAACCA GCTCTGCCAGAAAACCCACTGGCCTGACCACAAGGGTCTCTGTCGCCCTGAGAACATTGGTTATCCCTTCCTGGTCAGTGTACCCGCCTCACGCCTCACTTATGCCCGTCTTGCTCAGCTGCTAGAGGGTTATGCTCG GTACTCTGTGAGTGTATTCCAGCCACCCTTCCAGCCTGGTCGCATGGCCTTGGAGTCTCAGAGCCCTGGCTGCACCACACTGCTCTCCAGTAGCTCCCTGGAGGCTGGGGACAGCGAGAGGGACtccactcagcctcctgagctccagCTGGTGACCTCTGTGGCTGAAGGAGATACAGGGTTTCCCCGGGTGTGGGCATCTCCTGATCGGTGCCCTGTACCTAGCACCAGTGGAATTTCTTCTGAAATGCTGACTAGTGGGCCTATTGAGGGTAGTTCCTTGCCTGCTGGTGAGAGGGTGTCCCGGCCTGAAG CTGCTGTGCCCGGATACCAACATCCAAGTGAAGCCATAAATGCCCACACACCCCagttcttcatctataaaattgatGCATCTAACCGAGAGCAGCGGCTAGAGGATAAAG GAGAGACCCCATTGGAGCTGGGTGATGACTGTAGCCTGGCTCTGGTTTGGCGGAACAATGAGCGCCTGCAGGAGTTTGTGTTGGTAGATTCCAAGGATCTGGAATGTGCTGAGGACCCAGGCTCTGCTGGTGAGGCTGCCCGCGCTGGCCACTTCACCCTGGACCAGTGCCTCAACCTCTTCACACGGCCTGAGGTGCTGGCACCTGAGGAGGCTTG GTACTGTCCACAGTGCAAACAGCATCGTGAGGCCTCTAAACAGCTGTTGCTGTGGCGCCTGCCAAATGTGCTCATTGTACAGCTCAAGCGCTTCTCCTTTCGTAGTTTTATCTGGCGTGACAAGATCAATGACTTGGTGGAGTTCCCTGTTCG GAACCTAGATCTGAGCAAGTTCTGTATTGGTCAGAAAGAGGAGCAGTTGCCCAGCTACGACCTGTATGCTGTCATCAACCACTATGGAGGCATGATTGGTGGCCACTACACTGCCTGTGCACGCCTGCCCAATGATCGCACCAGCCAGCGCAGTGACGTGG GCTGGCGCTTATTTGATGACAGCACTGTGACGACAGTAGATGAGAGCCAGGTCGTGACACGTTATGCCTATGTACTCTTCTACCGCCGGCGGAACTCTCCTGTGGAGAGGCCCCCCAGGGCAGGTCACTCTGAGCACCACCCAGACCTAGGCCCTGCAGCTGAGGCTGCTGCTAGCCAG GGACTAGGCCCTGGCCAGGCCCCCGAGGTGGCCCCCACGCGGACAGCCCCTGAACGCTTCGCCCCCCCTGTGGACCGCCCAGCCCCTACCTACAGCAACATGGAGGAGGTCGATTAG